The genomic interval ATTCTGGGCGAGCTGCTGCGTCTCGAAGACCGATTCGCGGCCCTGGCCGATCGCCTGAAAAATTTGGTTCGCTCTTCCAATACCCGTTTCGTGGACGGCATGGTCAACGCCTCGCTAATTTATTGCATCGGGGCCATGGCCATCCTGGGGGCTTTTGACGAGGGCATCCGGGGGGATCATTCCATTTTGTTCACCAAGTCCCTGCTGGATGGTTTCGCCTCCATCGCCCTGGCCTCGACCTATGGCTCCGGCGTGCTTTTTTCGGCCCTGCCGGTGCTGTTGTATCAGGGTGTGCTGACCGTGTTCGCCAGCTCGTTTCAGGCGTATTTTTCCGAGTACCTCATTGCCCAGCTCACGGCCACGGGGGGAACCCTGATCCTGGGCATTGGCATCAACCTTCTGGGCTTGACCGCCATCCGGTTATCCAGCCTGCTTCCGTCCCTGGTGGTCATTGTCGTTCTCAGCCTGCTCGTGCCCTGATTTCAGCGTGCGCGCCATCGCAATTCGTTATTCCCGTTCCAATTTGCCGGGGCTCGGGCTATGGAGTGCAAAACCCGGTGTCGCCGCTGGATGAATCGCAGAGGTCCGCATGGCTTTTTTTCGTTTTTCGAATTGGCCCAGGGGAACCCGCCTGGGGCGCAAGCTCTTGATTTTGATTTTGCTTGGCAGTTCGTTTCTGGCCATGTTGGGCACCATCACGCAACTCTATGTGGACTACCAGACGGACATGCACCTGCTGCGCTCCCAGCTGGAGCAGATCCGCGCCACGCGCCTGTCCAGCCTGGCCAATTCCCTGTGGTACCTGGACGAAGAGCAGATCCTGGCGCAGCTTGAAGGCATGCTGGAACTGCGCGACATCCGCTATGTGCGGGTCGTTTCGCCCGACGGCATGGAGTTGTCGCGGGGAACCGAGGCACCGCCGGATTCCCTGCTGATCGAGACGTATCCGCTGATTTTTGAAAGCCCGGAACGCACGGAACATATCGGCTCCCTGGTCGTCGCCGTGGACAGGGCCGCCATGTACGGCCGCCTGCTGGACAAGGTCATGGTCATTTTGACCACGCAGGGCGTGAAGACCTTTCTTGTGTCGATCATCATTCTTACCCTGTCCACCCGCCTCATCACCCGTCATTTACGGCAGATGGCCGACTATGCCGCCACGTTGAGCCTGGACAACCTGCCCGGACCCCTTGTGCTGGACCGACACAGCCGCCACCCGGACGAGATCGACATGGTCGTGGACGCCTTCAACGGCATGCTTGAAAATTTGAAGCGCGACATTGGCCAACGTCACGCGGCCGAAGCCGGATTGATGCGGGCCGAGGGCGCGTTGCGCGATATTCTCGATTCCATGCCGTCCATGATTATCGCCGTGGACCAGGACGGGCGCGTCACGCATTGGAACCGTCAGGCCGTGGCCATTACCGGCCTGTCCCTGGAGGATGCCCACGGGACGCTTTTCGAGAACCTGGGCCTGGATTTGCCCCCACTGCGGGACGAAATCCTGGAGACCATGGCCAGCGGTGTTCCGTGCAAAAAAAGCAAGGTCGCCCGAATCCGGGCGGAGGCCACGGTTTTTTACGATGTCACCATCTATCCCTTGGTCAGTGGCGGCATGCGGGGCGCGGTCATCCGTCTCGATGACGTCAGCGAGCGGGTTCTTCTCGAGGAAACCATGATCCAGTCCGAGAAGATGCTTTCCGTGGGCGGCTTGGCCGCGGGCATGGCGCACGAAATCAACAATCCCCTGGCCGGAATTCTGCAAAACGTGCAGGTGCTCCGCAACCGCCTTCTGAGGG from Deltaproteobacteria bacterium carries:
- a CDS encoding DUF554 domain-containing protein; translated protein: MVFPMGSVMNALAILVGGGIGLLLHGRLPEKMRLVVFQGLGLCVLVIGMQMAVQGKNGLLVVLSVLIGGILGELLRLEDRFAALADRLKNLVRSSNTRFVDGMVNASLIYCIGAMAILGAFDEGIRGDHSILFTKSLLDGFASIALASTYGSGVLFSALPVLLYQGVLTVFASSFQAYFSEYLIAQLTATGGTLILGIGINLLGLTAIRLSSLLPSLVVIVVLSLLVP
- a CDS encoding PAS domain S-box protein, producing the protein MAFFRFSNWPRGTRLGRKLLILILLGSSFLAMLGTITQLYVDYQTDMHLLRSQLEQIRATRLSSLANSLWYLDEEQILAQLEGMLELRDIRYVRVVSPDGMELSRGTEAPPDSLLIETYPLIFESPERTEHIGSLVVAVDRAAMYGRLLDKVMVILTTQGVKTFLVSIIILTLSTRLITRHLRQMADYAATLSLDNLPGPLVLDRHSRHPDEIDMVVDAFNGMLENLKRDIGQRHAAEAGLMRAEGALRDILDSMPSMIIAVDQDGRVTHWNRQAVAITGLSLEDAHGTLFENLGLDLPPLRDEILETMASGVPCKKSKVARIRAEATVFYDVTIYPLVSGGMRGAVIRLDDVSERVLLEETMIQSEKMLSVGGLAAGMAHEINNPLAGILQNVQVLRNRLLRDLPANQAVADELGLSLPLLRDYMERRDCVRMLDSIAESGQRAARIVTNMLSFSRKSSSHLTPVDIPALLDRTVELAGNDYDLKKQYDFRRIEIVREYAADAPLVPGDESKIQQVFFNLIQNGAQAMFMAGVEKPCFVFRVRRDGEHVRIEIEDNGPGMTEDVRRRVFEPFFTTKGVGEGTGLGLSVSYFIIVENHGGTLDVESTPGRGAVFVMTLPLKAPVLAVAQAAS